A region of Mesorhizobium sp. M3A.F.Ca.ET.080.04.2.1 DNA encodes the following proteins:
- a CDS encoding acyl-homoserine-lactone synthase, translated as MMQLITPDCYAEFASELKEMHGLRYRVFKKRLDWEVQTEGEMETDPFDSLNPVYLLLKGSDWRTCGCVRLLPTTGPTMLRDTFPTLLDEMVVPASADIWESSRFALDLPATAPKAAGGLAQATYELFAGIIEFGLANNLSGIVTVTDTRIERILRLATWPLSRIGQPKQVGNTEAVAGFLDISYASLLRIRWRGRLNGPVLWQPVLIQSA; from the coding sequence ATGATGCAGCTGATAACACCCGACTGCTACGCCGAGTTTGCGAGCGAACTCAAGGAAATGCACGGACTTAGGTATCGGGTTTTCAAGAAGCGGCTCGATTGGGAAGTGCAGACCGAAGGCGAAATGGAAACGGACCCGTTTGACAGCCTGAACCCCGTCTACCTGCTTCTCAAGGGGTCCGATTGGCGAACTTGCGGCTGCGTCCGCCTTTTGCCGACCACCGGACCGACAATGTTGCGCGATACGTTTCCGACGCTGCTGGATGAGATGGTGGTCCCTGCGAGTGCCGATATCTGGGAGAGTAGTCGTTTCGCGCTCGATCTCCCTGCGACAGCGCCGAAGGCAGCTGGCGGCCTGGCCCAAGCAACCTACGAGCTCTTCGCGGGGATCATCGAATTCGGCTTGGCCAACAATCTCTCCGGGATCGTAACGGTGACAGATACGCGCATCGAAAGGATCCTTCGTCTCGCCACCTGGCCGTTGTCACGTATCGGACAGCCCAAGCAGGTCGGCAACACCGAGGCAGTCGCCGGCTTCCTCGATATTTCCTACGCCAGTCTCTTGCGCATCCGCTGGAGGGGACGCCTCAACGGGCCGGTGTTGTGGCAACCAGTTCTCATCCAATCGGCATAG
- a CDS encoding LuxR family transcriptional regulator — MHRVFETLVEQLSASVDAVDLHEAMASAAAGFDFPLFAYFTYPSASGDRPRLISNYPSSWTSHYLQQRYHSVDPVILRGLRGWDTFDWGVDRDHRYLPTSQQEVLEKAAEFGIRGGLTMSMHDHRGRFAALTFASNEAHPPFLRSLTRYEKAMQLVAINVHIHARRRLAEDCVVDGITLTRREFECLKWAACGKSAWDISQILGVSKRTVTFHQENAKAKLGVRTINQAVVRMAARARS, encoded by the coding sequence ATGCATCGCGTATTTGAAACCTTGGTCGAGCAACTCTCTGCAAGCGTCGATGCCGTCGATCTCCATGAGGCAATGGCGTCCGCCGCAGCCGGGTTCGACTTTCCGCTCTTCGCTTATTTCACCTACCCATCCGCTTCCGGCGACAGGCCGCGATTGATCTCGAATTATCCATCATCATGGACATCACATTACCTGCAACAGCGCTACCACAGCGTGGATCCCGTGATCCTGCGGGGACTGCGGGGCTGGGATACCTTCGACTGGGGTGTGGACCGCGATCACCGTTATTTGCCGACCTCTCAGCAGGAAGTCCTGGAAAAAGCAGCTGAGTTCGGCATTCGCGGCGGACTGACCATGTCGATGCATGATCATCGCGGCCGGTTCGCCGCACTGACCTTCGCCTCCAACGAGGCGCATCCGCCATTTCTGAGGTCGCTGACGCGCTACGAAAAAGCAATGCAACTGGTTGCGATCAACGTTCATATCCATGCCCGGCGCAGGCTCGCCGAAGATTGCGTGGTAGATGGCATAACGCTCACCCGGCGGGAGTTCGAGTGCCTGAAATGGGCGGCGTGCGGCAAGTCGGCCTGGGATATCAGCCAGATTCTCGGTGTCTCGAAACGCACCGTGACCTTCCATCAGGAAAACGCCAAGGCGAAGCTTGGCGTGCGAACCATCAACCAGGCCGTAGTGCGGATGGCTGCTCGGGCGAGATCCTGA
- a CDS encoding helix-turn-helix domain-containing protein translates to MDDENERAARAKKGSPFLSTAQAAFYIGLSQRTLEKMRLKGGGPKFRKHGRYVRYHIDELDHWSKGHPQHSIAGDGKAGSGQGGTGGRS, encoded by the coding sequence ATGGACGACGAAAACGAACGCGCGGCCCGCGCGAAAAAGGGCAGCCCGTTTCTCAGCACAGCCCAAGCCGCCTTCTATATCGGGCTCTCCCAGCGCACGCTCGAAAAGATGCGGCTCAAGGGCGGCGGCCCGAAATTCCGCAAGCACGGCCGCTATGTCCGCTATCACATCGACGAACTCGACCATTGGTCGAAAGGACACCCGCAGCACTCCATCGCCGGCGATGGCAAGGCCGGTTCCGGCCAGGGCGGCACGGGAGGCCGTTCATGA
- the panC gene encoding pantoate--beta-alanine ligase has protein sequence MSVPIARTVSELRGVVAQWRRSGATIGIVPTMGALHDGHLSLVRKALERAERVIVTLFVNPKQFNSPADLIAYPRTESDDAAKLALLGTHLLYVPDTEEMYQVGFATAVSVSGISECLCGAFRPGHFNGVATVVAKLFLQAGADFAFFGEKDFQQLQLVRRLVRDLDIPITIVPCPTVREADGLALSSRNVRLSPAQRAIAPKLASVLLDTAERLARGSPILPTLDEARAAILAAGYRELEYLELRGETDLQSLASLDRPARLLAAAWLGDTRLIDNVAISPIGSWSGGRSSLQSEAAQQLR, from the coding sequence ATGAGCGTGCCGATCGCTCGAACCGTGAGCGAGCTGCGCGGCGTCGTTGCGCAATGGCGTCGCTCGGGTGCCACGATCGGTATTGTGCCGACCATGGGAGCCTTGCACGACGGGCATCTGAGCCTCGTGCGGAAGGCGCTCGAAAGGGCCGAGCGGGTGATCGTGACGCTGTTCGTAAACCCCAAGCAGTTCAACAGCCCCGCCGACCTGATTGCCTACCCTCGGACGGAAAGCGACGATGCTGCCAAGCTCGCTCTGCTGGGCACGCATCTGCTCTATGTGCCGGACACAGAGGAAATGTACCAGGTGGGCTTCGCCACGGCCGTTTCAGTGTCCGGCATCAGCGAATGCCTTTGCGGCGCATTCCGGCCCGGCCATTTCAATGGCGTGGCGACGGTCGTGGCCAAGCTCTTCCTGCAGGCCGGCGCTGACTTCGCCTTTTTTGGCGAAAAGGATTTTCAGCAACTTCAGCTTGTCAGGCGCTTGGTCCGGGATCTCGACATTCCGATCACTATTGTGCCCTGTCCGACAGTCCGCGAAGCCGATGGTCTTGCGCTATCGTCGCGTAACGTGCGGCTCTCCCCAGCCCAACGCGCCATTGCCCCAAAACTAGCATCGGTCCTGCTCGATACGGCCGAGCGGCTTGCACGCGGCTCCCCCATCCTGCCTACGCTTGATGAAGCGCGTGCAGCAATTCTGGCTGCCGGCTATCGCGAGCTCGAATACCTGGAGCTGCGCGGAGAAACAGACCTGCAATCGTTAGCAAGCCTTGACCGACCGGCACGCTTGCTTGCTGCGGCTTGGCTTGGCGACACGCGGCTCATCGATAACGTCGCAATATCACCCATCGGTAGTTGGTCAGGTGGGCGGAGCTCTCTCCAATCGGAAGCAGCACAGCAATTGCGGTGA
- a CDS encoding DUF6074 family protein, which produces MHESNICVFPLHRRRILVESIAQALETKNGEAASAFWRCAAKKMLIQLSDVGIAPELAAQEVGSLLHAVLDDMANRTVMHKA; this is translated from the coding sequence ATGCATGAATCAAACATTTGCGTATTTCCGCTGCATCGGCGACGTATATTGGTCGAAAGTATCGCCCAGGCCCTCGAGACCAAGAACGGCGAGGCGGCGAGTGCGTTCTGGCGCTGTGCTGCCAAGAAAATGCTCATTCAATTGTCCGATGTAGGAATTGCGCCAGAGCTCGCTGCGCAGGAGGTTGGAAGCCTTCTTCATGCGGTCTTGGACGACATGGCCAACCGAACGGTAATGCACAAAGCATAG
- a CDS encoding S26 family signal peptidase — MGFTALGKPAPWLVWNASASAPIGLYRIAAGALARGDLVLVRPPEYAAYLAAERSYLPRNVPLAKRLAALPDDNVCAFNDAIIIGGDIVARRLKIDAEGRPLPWWNGCRALGDNEVFLLGSDKNRSFDSRYFGPVPTQNVIGRLVPLWTE, encoded by the coding sequence TTGGGCTTCACGGCGCTGGGAAAGCCCGCCCCTTGGCTGGTCTGGAACGCCTCGGCCAGCGCGCCGATCGGCCTTTACCGCATCGCTGCGGGAGCGCTGGCGCGTGGCGATCTCGTGCTCGTGCGCCCGCCTGAATACGCGGCGTATCTCGCCGCCGAGCGCAGCTATCTGCCTCGCAATGTGCCGCTGGCAAAACGTCTTGCAGCGCTGCCGGACGATAATGTCTGCGCCTTCAATGACGCCATCATCATCGGCGGCGACATCGTCGCGCGCCGGCTCAAAATCGACGCCGAAGGCCGACCTTTGCCATGGTGGAACGGCTGCCGAGCGCTCGGGGATAACGAGGTTTTCCTGCTCGGCAGCGACAAAAACCGCTCCTTCGACAGCCGCTATTTCGGGCCTGTTCCCACTCAAAATGTCATCGGGAGGCTCGTACCACTATGGACCGAGTGA
- the groL gene encoding chaperonin GroEL (60 kDa chaperone family; promotes refolding of misfolded polypeptides especially under stressful conditions; forms two stacked rings of heptamers to form a barrel-shaped 14mer; ends can be capped by GroES; misfolded proteins enter the barrel where they are refolded when GroES binds) has translation MAAKDVKFSRDARERMLRGVNILADAVKVTLGPKGRNVVIDKSFGAPRITKDGVTVAKEIELEDKFENMGAQMVREVASKTNDIAGDGTTTATVLAQSIVQEGHKAVAAGMNPMDLKRGIDLAVTDVVATLIKNAKKIKTSEEVAQVGTIAGNGDASVGKMIAEAMQKVGNEGVITVEEAKTAETELEVVEGMQFDRGYLSPYFVTNADKMVAELEDVYILLHEKKLSNLQAMLPVLEAVVQTSKPLLIISEDVEGEALATLVVNKLRGGLKIAAVKAPGFGDRRKAMLEDIAILTGGQVISEDLGIKLENVGLNMLGRAKKVSISKENTTIVDGAGKKAEIQGRVAQIKQQIEETTSDYDKEKLQERLAKLAGGVAVIRVGGATEVEVKEKKDRVDDALNATRAAVEEGIVAGGGVALLRASANIKATGVNADQAAGINIVRRALQAPARQIAANAGAEASIVAGKILENKGATFGYNAQTGEYGDMIAMGIVDPVKVVRTALQDAASVAGLLVTTEAMIAEAPKKESAGGGMPGGMGGGGMGGMGGMDF, from the coding sequence ATGGCTGCCAAAGACGTAAAATTCTCCCGCGATGCCCGCGAGCGCATGCTGCGCGGTGTCAACATCCTCGCTGACGCGGTGAAGGTCACGCTCGGCCCCAAGGGCCGCAACGTGGTCATCGACAAGTCGTTCGGCGCCCCGCGCATCACCAAGGACGGCGTCACCGTCGCCAAGGAAATCGAGCTTGAGGACAAGTTCGAAAACATGGGCGCGCAGATGGTCCGCGAAGTTGCTTCGAAGACCAACGACATCGCTGGCGACGGCACCACGACCGCGACCGTTCTGGCGCAGTCGATCGTCCAGGAAGGCCACAAGGCCGTTGCCGCCGGCATGAACCCGATGGACCTGAAGCGCGGCATCGACCTCGCGGTAACCGACGTCGTTGCGACCCTGATCAAGAACGCCAAGAAGATCAAGACCTCCGAAGAGGTTGCCCAGGTCGGCACCATCGCCGGCAACGGCGATGCTTCGGTCGGCAAGATGATCGCCGAAGCGATGCAGAAGGTCGGCAACGAAGGCGTCATCACGGTTGAGGAAGCCAAGACCGCCGAGACCGAACTCGAAGTCGTCGAAGGCATGCAGTTCGACCGCGGCTACCTCTCGCCCTACTTCGTCACCAACGCCGACAAGATGGTTGCCGAGCTCGAGGACGTCTACATCCTCCTGCACGAGAAGAAGCTGTCCAACCTCCAGGCCATGCTGCCGGTTCTCGAAGCCGTCGTGCAGACCTCGAAGCCGCTGCTCATCATCTCGGAAGACGTCGAAGGCGAGGCTCTGGCCACGCTGGTCGTCAACAAGCTGCGTGGCGGCCTGAAGATCGCCGCCGTCAAGGCGCCGGGCTTCGGTGATCGCCGCAAGGCCATGCTGGAAGACATCGCCATCCTCACCGGTGGCCAGGTCATCTCGGAAGACCTCGGCATCAAGCTCGAGAACGTCGGCCTCAACATGCTCGGCCGCGCCAAGAAGGTGTCGATCTCCAAGGAGAACACCACCATCGTCGACGGCGCCGGCAAGAAGGCCGAGATCCAGGGCCGCGTTGCCCAGATCAAGCAGCAGATCGAAGAGACCACTTCGGACTACGACAAGGAGAAGCTGCAGGAACGTCTGGCGAAGCTCGCCGGCGGCGTTGCGGTGATCCGCGTCGGCGGTGCGACGGAAGTCGAAGTCAAGGAAAAGAAGGACCGCGTCGATGACGCCCTCAACGCGACCCGCGCGGCCGTCGAAGAAGGCATCGTTGCTGGTGGTGGCGTCGCGCTGCTGCGCGCTTCGGCCAACATCAAGGCCACCGGCGTCAATGCCGACCAGGCCGCCGGCATCAACATCGTGCGTCGTGCGCTTCAGGCTCCGGCCCGCCAGATCGCGGCCAACGCCGGTGCGGAAGCATCGATCGTTGCCGGCAAGATCCTTGAGAACAAGGGCGCGACCTTCGGCTACAACGCCCAGACCGGCGAGTATGGCGACATGATCGCCATGGGTATCGTCGATCCGGTCAAGGTTGTCCGTACGGCTCTTCAGGACGCGGCCTCGGTCGCCGGCCTGCTGGTCACCACCGAAGCCATGATCGCGGAGGCTCCGAAGAAGGAGTCGGCTGGCGGCGGCATGCCTGGCGGCATGGGCGGCGGCGGCATGGGCGGCATGGGCGGCATGGATTTCTAA
- a CDS encoding zincin-like metallopeptidase domain-containing protein, with the protein MRANNKRCGSRQAGADSGGRTGASLYQEITDRIIAELERGTVPWVKPWGRARTGLGLPRNAATQRRYSGINILILWGAVIERGFPSQNWLTFRQALSLGGNVRKGEHGTTIVHADRFVPKNEKQRADTDGDEPQAVPFLKRFTVFDVAQCDNLPEHLYAAGEPLPEREMVPQAEALIHATGADFRIGGERAFYMPGSDTIQVPPQPAFFHQIDYYRTCFHELGHWTGHPRRLARDLSGSFGSNTYAREELVAEIASAFICSSLGIEPSVRHADYIGSWLTVLREDNRAIFRAASHASKAADFLLGRNVDVEGEAHAETAYGSAQSSHATALRL; encoded by the coding sequence ATGCGTGCAAACAACAAACGTTGCGGCAGCCGACAGGCTGGCGCAGACAGTGGCGGGCGCACCGGCGCCAGCCTTTATCAGGAAATCACCGACCGCATCATTGCCGAACTGGAGCGCGGCACCGTGCCATGGGTCAAGCCGTGGGGCAGGGCAAGGACAGGCCTCGGCCTGCCGCGGAATGCGGCCACCCAGCGCCGATATTCCGGCATCAATATCCTGATCCTGTGGGGCGCGGTCATCGAGCGCGGTTTCCCCAGCCAGAACTGGCTCACCTTCCGGCAGGCGCTTTCGCTTGGCGGCAATGTCAGGAAGGGCGAGCACGGCACCACCATCGTTCACGCTGACCGCTTTGTTCCCAAGAACGAAAAGCAACGCGCCGACACCGATGGCGACGAACCGCAGGCGGTGCCCTTCCTGAAGCGCTTCACCGTCTTCGATGTCGCGCAGTGCGATAATCTGCCCGAACATCTTTACGCCGCCGGCGAGCCTCTGCCTGAGCGCGAGATGGTCCCGCAGGCCGAGGCGCTCATTCATGCAACCGGCGCTGATTTTCGCATCGGCGGCGAGCGCGCCTTCTACATGCCCGGCAGCGACACCATACAGGTGCCGCCGCAGCCGGCTTTCTTCCACCAGATCGACTATTACCGGACCTGCTTTCACGAGCTTGGACACTGGACCGGCCACCCGAGGCGACTCGCGCGCGACCTGTCCGGCTCCTTCGGGTCCAACACCTATGCGCGCGAGGAACTGGTCGCCGAAATCGCATCAGCCTTCATCTGCAGCAGTCTCGGCATCGAGCCGAGCGTGCGCCATGCCGACTACATCGGCTCATGGCTGACGGTTTTGCGCGAGGACAACCGCGCCATCTTCCGCGCCGCAAGCCATGCCTCGAAAGCCGCCGATTTCCTGCTTGGCCGCAATGTCGATGTCGAAGGCGAGGCACATGCCGAAACCGCCTATGGGAGCGCGCAATCCTCACACGCGACCGCCTTGCGCCTCTGA
- a CDS encoding cation:dicarboxylase symporter family transporter: MVPRVPRAIAAPRKRHFARTYVQVLAAIILGAAIGYFHLETGHSLKPLGDAFVDVVKIITVPVIFLTMATGIAGMSDLQKVGRVAAKAMVYFLTFSTLAFVVGLIVANIVQPGAGLNIDPASLDVQAVKGYVATAHEQSVTSFLMNIIPSTIANAFAEGDILQVLFLSVLFGAVCRYNGRSLFSLVRYIKDELLLAMSSSEAALASLMEKMERAGATHSVVGLIPFNLDGTNMMLAALFIAQATKTDLPIGCRILMLFVALFPSNGTTRITGAGLVTMAATLFLVPAAPVTSVGLILGVDQLMSECHALTVFLRSVAATLAVTRSGASGINDDSGSASLADRSALRRWTVKSPGVVNTIPRANDAQLLGWTRWRKAVFEKPPDRTGTCAPVATAGHDQN, encoded by the coding sequence TTGGTTCCAAGAGTTCCCCGCGCGATCGCAGCGCCCCGCAAGCGCCATTTTGCCCGGACCTACGTGCAGGTACTTGCCGCCATAATCCTGGGTGCCGCAATCGGCTATTTCCATTTGGAGACCGGCCACAGCCTGAAGCCGCTCGGCGATGCCTTCGTCGATGTCGTCAAGATAATCACCGTACCTGTCATCTTCCTGACAATGGCGACCGGCATTGCCGGCATGAGCGATCTGCAGAAGGTCGGCCGAGTTGCCGCCAAGGCGATGGTCTATTTTCTCACCTTTTCGACGCTCGCTTTTGTTGTCGGGCTGATTGTCGCGAATATCGTTCAGCCTGGCGCCGGCCTCAACATCGATCCGGCCTCGCTCGATGTCCAAGCCGTTAAGGGCTATGTGGCCACGGCTCACGAGCAGTCCGTGACCAGCTTCCTGATGAACATCATCCCGTCAACGATTGCCAATGCCTTCGCGGAAGGCGACATCCTGCAAGTCTTGTTCCTCTCGGTCCTGTTCGGCGCGGTCTGCCGCTACAACGGCCGCTCGCTCTTCTCTCTCGTCCGATACATCAAGGACGAGCTGCTGCTCGCAATGTCCTCCTCAGAGGCCGCGCTGGCCTCGCTCATGGAGAAGATGGAAAGGGCCGGCGCCACGCATTCGGTCGTGGGTCTCATTCCATTCAATCTGGACGGCACGAATATGATGCTCGCCGCCCTTTTCATCGCCCAAGCGACGAAAACTGATCTCCCGATCGGCTGCCGGATCCTCATGCTGTTTGTCGCATTGTTCCCTTCGAACGGAACAACCCGCATTACCGGTGCAGGCCTCGTCACAATGGCTGCAACGCTCTTTCTTGTTCCGGCCGCACCGGTCACCTCCGTGGGGCTTATTCTTGGCGTCGATCAGCTTATGTCCGAATGCCACGCGCTGACGGTTTTTCTCCGCAGCGTAGCGGCAACGCTGGCTGTCACCCGGTCCGGGGCGAGCGGGATAAACGACGATTCGGGGAGCGCCTCACTAGCGGACCGTTCAGCGCTCCGGCGGTGGACGGTCAAGTCGCCCGGCGTGGTGAACACAATTCCCCGTGCGAACGACGCTCAGCTATTGGGGTGGACCCGATGGCGCAAAGCCGTATTTGAGAAACCGCCAGATCGCACCGGCACCTGTGCGCCTGTAGCAACTGCGGGGCACGATCAAAACTGA
- the panB gene encoding 3-methyl-2-oxobutanoate hydroxymethyltransferase — protein sequence MSAAGEIKGMTPPDIRSRKGQTPLVCLTAYTTPVARLLDRHCDIVLVGDSVGMVLHGLSSTLGVTLDMMIMHGQAVRRGLEHALMVVDLPFGSYEESPEHAFGNAARVMGETGCSAVKIEGGETISETIRFLTARGVPVMAHVGLTPQAVNTFGGYRVQGRGADAERIRRDARAVTEAGAFSLVLEKIPEQLARQITADIDIPTIGIGASPACDGQILVSHDMLGLFTSFRPKFVKRYAELGEQAEAAIAAYATDVRNRHFPAVEHLYVNALKAGDFT from the coding sequence TTGAGCGCGGCTGGTGAGATAAAAGGGATGACTCCTCCAGATATTCGATCGCGAAAAGGCCAGACGCCACTTGTATGCTTGACGGCCTACACCACGCCGGTCGCGAGGCTGCTCGATCGCCACTGCGACATCGTTCTTGTCGGCGACAGCGTCGGCATGGTGCTGCACGGCCTGTCGTCGACGCTGGGGGTCACGCTCGACATGATGATCATGCACGGACAGGCCGTTCGCCGCGGCCTTGAACACGCGCTGATGGTCGTCGACCTGCCCTTCGGTTCCTACGAGGAAAGCCCAGAGCACGCTTTCGGCAACGCTGCGCGCGTGATGGGTGAGACCGGTTGTTCAGCGGTAAAGATCGAGGGCGGCGAGACCATCTCGGAAACCATCCGCTTCCTTACCGCGCGCGGCGTACCTGTCATGGCCCATGTGGGCCTGACGCCGCAGGCGGTAAACACGTTTGGAGGCTATCGTGTGCAGGGCCGGGGAGCCGATGCAGAGCGGATCAGGCGCGACGCCAGGGCGGTAACCGAAGCGGGCGCCTTCTCCTTGGTGCTGGAAAAGATACCGGAGCAGCTTGCACGGCAGATAACCGCCGATATCGACATACCCACAATCGGCATCGGTGCCTCGCCAGCTTGCGACGGCCAGATTCTGGTGAGCCACGATATGCTCGGGCTCTTCACCTCATTTCGGCCGAAGTTCGTCAAACGCTATGCCGAGCTCGGTGAGCAGGCTGAGGCGGCAATCGCCGCTTACGCCACCGATGTGCGGAACCGGCACTTTCCGGCGGTCGAACATCTCTATGTCAACGCCTTGAAGGCCGGTGACTTCACATGA
- a CDS encoding lytic transglycosylase domain-containing protein: MDRVTLLLLGMIAIAPCACSASTGAEPVAISQSPQLRKWQTLVSEASRRFHIPQAWIYAVMAAESGGKTMRGGRPITSPAGAMGLMQVMPGTYEEMRVEHGLGPNPHDPRDNILAGTAYLSAMYDRFGFPGLFGAYNAGPERYDEHLKRGKPLPEETVEYLDQLKAAGVSAADIEAFESQSVAPKAQIAPLGRSLFFIHDGVHSGVRNGDLFVPLGKDGAQPKEPVR, encoded by the coding sequence ATGGACCGAGTGACCCTCCTCTTGTTGGGCATGATCGCCATTGCGCCATGCGCCTGTTCCGCCTCGACCGGCGCTGAGCCGGTCGCCATCTCCCAAAGTCCGCAGCTGCGAAAGTGGCAGACGTTGGTATCGGAAGCAAGCCGGCGCTTCCATATTCCCCAAGCCTGGATCTATGCCGTCATGGCTGCCGAAAGCGGCGGCAAGACAATGCGCGGCGGCCGCCCCATCACCTCCCCCGCTGGCGCCATGGGCCTCATGCAGGTGATGCCCGGCACCTATGAAGAGATGCGGGTCGAACACGGCCTTGGGCCTAACCCCCACGATCCGCGCGACAATATCCTGGCCGGCACGGCCTATCTCAGTGCCATGTATGACCGCTTCGGATTTCCTGGCCTGTTTGGCGCCTACAATGCCGGTCCCGAGCGCTACGACGAGCATTTGAAGCGTGGCAAACCGCTGCCAGAAGAGACCGTCGAGTACCTCGACCAACTCAAGGCGGCCGGAGTTTCGGCGGCCGACATCGAGGCGTTCGAAAGCCAATCTGTCGCTCCAAAGGCGCAAATCGCTCCTCTCGGACGGTCGCTGTTCTTCATTCATGACGGTGTTCACTCAGGCGTGCGAAACGGCGATCTCTTCGTGCCGCTCGGCAAGGACGGCGCGCAGCCGAAGGAGCCGGTGCGTTAG
- a CDS encoding DUF736 domain-containing protein, translated as MTAIGYVNKQENGAYKGQFKTLSVRADIDIVPNQAKSADNHPDFRVLTQGVEVGAGWIRTGETSGKDYVSLSIAAPEFGPRKLYANLGRAAGQDDHDTYAIIWNPAD; from the coding sequence ATGACCGCGATCGGTTACGTCAACAAGCAGGAAAACGGCGCCTACAAGGGCCAGTTCAAGACGCTCAGCGTCCGCGCCGACATCGATATCGTCCCCAACCAGGCCAAGAGCGCCGATAACCATCCCGACTTCCGGGTGCTTACGCAAGGGGTCGAAGTCGGCGCTGGCTGGATCCGCACCGGCGAGACTTCCGGCAAGGATTATGTGAGCCTGTCGATTGCAGCGCCGGAGTTCGGACCGCGCAAGCTCTACGCCAATCTCGGCCGAGCCGCCGGCCAGGACGATCACGACACCTACGCCATCATCTGGAACCCGGCCGACTGA